AGGATCCCGAACAGGAGGAGCGTCATGGCGCCGGAGGCCGCCAGACGCATGCGGCCGCCGCTGAAGCGGCGCGGCTCTTCCAGGTTCACGAGCATGATCACGAAAAGAAACAGGACGAGAATGCCACCGGCGTAGACCAGCACCTGCACGGCGAACAGGAAGTCGGCTCCCAGCAGGACGTAGATCGCGGCGATGGCAACGAAGGTCAGGACGAGGTAGACCGCCGAGTGCACCGCGTTCTTGCGGGTGATCGTCATGACGCCACCGACGGTCGCCAGCGCGGCGAAGAAGTAGAAGACCGCCAGCCCCCAGTTCATCGTCCCCTCATCGGGTGTAGAGCTTCGCCGGCTTGCCGTCCACCAGCTCCTCGCGCGCCGTGACGTAGGCGTCGCGGTCGTATCCCGCCAGCTCGTAGTCGTGGGACATGTAGATGGCGGTGATCGGCTTGGTCGGGCAGGGATCGACGCACAGCCCGCAGAAACAACAGCGCTCATAGTTGATGGTGAAGCTCACCAGCTGCTTCCCCTTCCCGTCCGGCCGCTTCTCCGAGACGATCGAGATGCACTCGGTGGGGCAGATCGCCTCGCACAGCAGGCAAGAGACGCACAGCTCCTCGCCGGTCGCCGGGTCCTTGCGCAGGCGCGGGACTCCGCGGAAGCGTGGCGCGAACTCCACCGTCTCCTTCGGGTATTCCACGGTGATGTGCGGACGGAACTGATTCTTCAGGGTGACCCACATCCCCTGCATCATCTCGAGCAGCAGGAACTTTCGCAGGAACCCGGTCACACTCATGGCTTCCTCGCGCCTCTCATCGGGCCACCAGCAGGACGACGGCCCCGGTGAGCACGACGTTGGCGATCGACAGCGGGATCATCCAGAACCAGCCCAGATTCATGAGCTGGTCGTAGCGGTAGCGCGGGAACGTGCCGCGCAGCCACAGGTAGACGAACAGGACCAGGAAGGTCTTCAGGCCGAACCACACGAAGCCGGGCAGCGCCGGGTGCAGGTGGTCCAGGCCGAAGTTCAGCCAGCCCAGTGCCGCCACATTGGGAAAGGGCCTCAGCCAGCCACCGAAGAACAGCGTCGTCACGATCGACGCGATGACCATCATCGAGACGTACTCGGCCAGCATGAAGAAGGCGAACTTCATCCCCGTGTACTCGGTGTGGAAGCCGGCGACCAGCTCGGCCTCCGCCTCGGGCAGGTCGAAAGGCAGGCGGTTGGTCTCCGCCACGCCGCTCACGAAGAACACGAACAGCCCGAGGCACTGCGGCGCGAAGTACCAGAGATGGGCCTGGCGCTGGGCCTCGACGATGCCGACCATGCTGGCGGTCCCGCTGAGCATGAGGACCCCGATGATGGAGAAGCCGAAGGGGACCTCGTAGGAGACCATCTGCGCGGCACTGCGCAAGGCGCCGAGCATCGGGTACTTGCTGTTCGAGGCCCATCCTCCCAGCATGATCCCGTAGATCCCCAGGGAGGAGATCGCCAGGAGGAACACGACCCCGACGTTCACGTCGGCGATCCAGGGGAAGAACTCGTAGCCGAACAGCGTGAACTTACCGCCCCCCGAGAACGGGATGAGCGACAGCGCCGTGAACGCCGGCAGGACGGTGAGGATCGGCGCGAGCGTGAACAGGAGCTTATCGGCGCGCGTCGGGGTGATGTCTTCCTTGATCAGCAGCTTGATGCCGTCGGCAATCGGCTGGAGGATGCCGTGCGGCCCGACCCGGCGCGGCGACAGGCGCAGCTGCATGAAGGCCAGGATCTTCCGCTCGATCAGGGTCATGTAGGCCACGGCGCCCGAGGCGACGCCCAGCACCACCAGCACCTGGGCCAGCGGGATGGCGAGATTGCGGACCAGCGCGTCACTCATCAGCGGTCCACGTCTCCCAGGACGATGTCGAGGGTCCCGATCACGGCGACCACGT
The window above is part of the Candidatus Polarisedimenticolia bacterium genome. Proteins encoded here:
- a CDS encoding NADH-quinone oxidoreductase subunit J, coding for MNWGLAVFYFFAALATVGGVMTITRKNAVHSAVYLVLTFVAIAAIYVLLGADFLFAVQVLVYAGGILVLFLFVIMLVNLEEPRRFSGGRMRLAASGAMTLLLFGILATTFARSTSVTAVAASPAAEGNLQAVGAMLYTQYILPFEVVSVLLLVAMIGAIVLGRPRA
- a CDS encoding NADH-quinone oxidoreductase subunit I, with the translated sequence MSVTGFLRKFLLLEMMQGMWVTLKNQFRPHITVEYPKETVEFAPRFRGVPRLRKDPATGEELCVSCLLCEAICPTECISIVSEKRPDGKGKQLVSFTINYERCCFCGLCVDPCPTKPITAIYMSHDYELAGYDRDAYVTAREELVDGKPAKLYTR
- the nuoH gene encoding NADH-quinone oxidoreductase subunit NuoH; the protein is MSDALVRNLAIPLAQVLVVLGVASGAVAYMTLIERKILAFMQLRLSPRRVGPHGILQPIADGIKLLIKEDITPTRADKLLFTLAPILTVLPAFTALSLIPFSGGGKFTLFGYEFFPWIADVNVGVVFLLAISSLGIYGIMLGGWASNSKYPMLGALRSAAQMVSYEVPFGFSIIGVLMLSGTASMVGIVEAQRQAHLWYFAPQCLGLFVFFVSGVAETNRLPFDLPEAEAELVAGFHTEYTGMKFAFFMLAEYVSMMVIASIVTTLFFGGWLRPFPNVAALGWLNFGLDHLHPALPGFVWFGLKTFLVLFVYLWLRGTFPRYRYDQLMNLGWFWMIPLSIANVVLTGAVVLLVAR